In Natronolimnobius baerhuensis, a single window of DNA contains:
- the hutU gene encoding urocanate hydratase: MGTDSTLGDGEPSEQWEEYQGAPTGADLECEGWRQEAALRMLNNNLDPEVAEKPEELVVYGGTGRAARSWDAYDAILSELRSLADDETLLVQSGKPVGRFRTHERAPRVLIANSNLVGNWDNWDHFHELEAEGKIMYGQMTAGSWAYIGTQGIIQGTFETLAELARQHYDGDLTGKTVVTAGLGGMGGAQPLAVTMNQGVCIAAEVDEERIDRRIDTGYCMEKADDIEDAIDRAEDAREAGEPYSVGVHVNAAELLETMLEQGYVPDVVTDQTSAHDALEGYYPDGYTVEEADELRADDPDAYLEASLDTMERHVDAILELQERGAIAFEYGNNIRGQVQDHRGMDDAFDFPGFVPAYIRPQFCRGKGPFRWAALSGDPADIHRTDEAVLELFPEKDHLRRWIDLAQEQVQFQGLPSRVCWLGYATDSEEHTERARFALRINELVAEGEISAPIVVTRDHLDAGSVASPNRETEAMKDGTDAVADWPILNALVNCAGGADIVSVHDGGGVGIGNSLHTNNHVVLDGTDLAAEKAAAVFTTDPGMGVIRHADAGYEEALDEAAHSNVRIPMYDE, translated from the coding sequence ATGGGAACTGATTCGACTCTCGGCGACGGCGAACCGAGCGAGCAGTGGGAGGAGTACCAGGGCGCGCCGACTGGAGCCGACCTCGAGTGTGAGGGCTGGCGACAGGAAGCGGCGCTACGGATGCTCAACAACAATCTCGACCCGGAGGTTGCAGAGAAGCCGGAGGAATTGGTTGTCTACGGCGGCACCGGGCGGGCGGCGCGGTCGTGGGACGCCTACGACGCGATTCTCTCGGAACTGCGCTCGCTCGCGGACGACGAGACGTTGTTGGTACAGTCGGGCAAGCCAGTCGGACGGTTTCGAACGCACGAGCGCGCGCCGCGGGTGTTAATCGCGAACTCCAACCTGGTCGGCAACTGGGATAACTGGGATCACTTCCACGAACTCGAGGCCGAAGGGAAGATCATGTATGGCCAGATGACCGCCGGCTCGTGGGCCTACATTGGCACTCAAGGGATTATTCAGGGAACGTTCGAGACGCTGGCCGAACTCGCTCGACAGCATTACGACGGCGACCTCACCGGGAAGACGGTCGTCACCGCCGGTCTCGGTGGCATGGGCGGTGCACAGCCGCTTGCGGTGACGATGAATCAGGGCGTCTGTATCGCCGCCGAAGTTGACGAGGAACGAATCGACCGGCGCATCGACACCGGCTACTGCATGGAAAAGGCCGACGACATCGAAGACGCCATCGACCGCGCAGAAGACGCCCGCGAGGCTGGCGAGCCCTACAGCGTCGGCGTCCACGTCAACGCAGCCGAACTCCTCGAGACCATGCTCGAGCAGGGCTACGTTCCGGACGTGGTCACCGACCAGACGAGCGCCCACGACGCACTCGAGGGCTACTACCCTGATGGCTACACGGTCGAGGAAGCCGACGAGTTGCGCGCGGACGACCCTGACGCCTATCTCGAGGCGAGCCTGGATACGATGGAACGCCACGTCGACGCGATCCTCGAGTTACAGGAGCGAGGTGCAATCGCCTTCGAGTACGGTAACAACATCCGCGGACAGGTTCAGGACCACCGCGGAATGGACGATGCCTTCGACTTTCCAGGCTTCGTCCCCGCCTACATCCGCCCGCAGTTCTGTCGCGGCAAGGGACCGTTCCGGTGGGCCGCGCTCTCGGGTGATCCCGCCGACATCCACCGGACCGACGAAGCCGTCCTCGAGTTGTTCCCCGAGAAAGACCACCTGCGTCGCTGGATCGACCTCGCACAGGAACAGGTACAGTTCCAGGGACTCCCCAGTCGAGTCTGTTGGCTCGGGTACGCGACCGACAGCGAGGAACATACTGAGCGCGCTCGCTTCGCGCTCCGGATCAACGAACTCGTCGCCGAGGGTGAGATTTCGGCCCCAATCGTTGTCACTCGAGATCACCTCGATGCGGGCAGCGTCGCCAGTCCGAATCGGGAGACCGAAGCGATGAAAGACGGCACCGACGCCGTCGCCGACTGGCCGATTCTCAACGCGCTGGTCAACTGCGCCGGCGGCGCTGACATCGTCAGCGTCCACGACGGCGGCGGCGTCGGCATCGGAAACTCGCTGCATACGAACAACCACGTCGTCCTCGACGGCACGGACCTTGCTGCCGAGAAGGCAGCAGCCGTCTTCACGACGGACCCCGGCATGGGCGTCATTCGTCACGCCGATGCAGGCTACGAGGAGGCACTGGACGAAGCAGCCCACTCGAACGTTCGGATTCCAATGTACGACGAATGA
- the hutG gene encoding formimidoylglutamase, with protein MTRAIAHPDWEGWTGPSSDPNDRQFGDIVTASEFEDATDAAVALVGEPYDGAVIGRKGTREGPLEIRRSLAATKTAHLSAGGTGIEETVVDSDSSTAICDLGDLELPETNVADVQSHVRDVATEIHDLGPLPVFLGGDNSLTYGNVAPLLESEGNVAVVNFDAHLDCREVRDGPTSGTPYRQLHEAGLETYVAVGARHFETSSAYIEYVRKQGGRIVPADAFADGPRAVVETVQDALEDVDTLYLSVDCDVLEASAAPGVSAPTPGGLTTRELFAAVRKLAADDRLAGVEVVECAPSLDTDGRTVDAAARTVAHAITGYLEGES; from the coding sequence ATGACTCGAGCAATTGCACATCCCGACTGGGAGGGATGGACCGGCCCCTCGAGCGACCCGAACGACCGGCAGTTCGGCGATATCGTCACAGCTAGCGAGTTCGAAGACGCGACGGATGCGGCAGTCGCCCTCGTGGGCGAACCCTACGACGGCGCGGTGATTGGCCGCAAAGGGACGCGAGAAGGCCCCCTCGAGATCCGTCGCTCGCTCGCGGCCACGAAGACGGCGCACCTGTCGGCTGGCGGAACGGGGATCGAGGAGACAGTCGTCGACAGCGACTCGAGCACAGCAATCTGTGACCTTGGCGACCTCGAGTTGCCGGAGACGAATGTCGCCGACGTCCAGAGTCACGTCCGAGATGTTGCCACAGAGATCCACGACTTGGGACCGCTCCCGGTGTTTCTGGGCGGCGATAACTCGCTGACCTACGGGAACGTCGCGCCGTTGCTCGAGTCCGAAGGCAACGTCGCAGTCGTCAACTTCGACGCCCACCTCGACTGTCGCGAGGTGCGAGACGGCCCAACGAGCGGAACCCCATACCGACAGTTGCACGAGGCTGGTCTCGAGACGTACGTCGCCGTCGGAGCACGACATTTCGAAACCTCGAGCGCCTACATCGAGTACGTCCGCAAGCAGGGAGGACGGATTGTTCCGGCAGACGCATTCGCAGACGGCCCACGCGCTGTCGTCGAGACGGTACAGGATGCACTCGAGGATGTCGACACACTCTACCTGAGCGTCGACTGTGACGTCCTCGAGGCGAGTGCCGCACCGGGCGTGAGTGCGCCGACACCGGGCGGGCTGACGACCCGCGAACTGTTCGCCGCAGTACGGAAACTCGCCGCTGACGACCGACTCGCCGGCGTCGAAGTCGTCGAGTGTGCGCCGTCGTTAGATACAGACGGTCGCACTGTCGACGCCGCCGCGCGGACGGTCGCTCACGCGATCACCGGCTATCTGGAGGGTGAATCATGA